From one Azospirillum ramasamyi genomic stretch:
- a CDS encoding NUDIX hydrolase, giving the protein MSFLEHIRACNAHDLSGFRPFELDGQNVGWVRHALAEALPGVDPGFVVTPDRLSIAPDIRDFEARSTVLDHAAAYLVEKGTVKALRGEYYPVLPRWGAEPLARLDRAAVAAFGIQSFGLHINGFVRDEAGGLQLWVGRRARDREVAPGQLDNLVAGGQPIGLTLSENLEKEAAEEAGLDAETARRAVPVGAISYTMETPAGLKRDRLFVYDLELPPGLTPVNTDGEVEAFELWPLDRVAESVRGTGDWKFNVNLVVTDFLIRHGWLTPENDPDYLEIACGLRR; this is encoded by the coding sequence ATGAGCTTCCTCGAACATATCCGCGCGTGCAACGCGCACGACCTGTCCGGCTTCCGCCCGTTCGAGCTGGACGGCCAAAACGTGGGCTGGGTGCGGCATGCCCTGGCCGAGGCGCTGCCCGGCGTCGATCCCGGCTTCGTCGTCACCCCCGACCGGCTGAGCATCGCCCCTGACATCCGCGATTTCGAGGCGCGCTCGACCGTGCTCGACCATGCCGCCGCCTATCTGGTCGAGAAGGGAACGGTCAAGGCGCTGCGCGGGGAGTATTACCCGGTCCTGCCGCGCTGGGGGGCGGAACCGCTGGCCCGGCTCGACCGCGCCGCCGTCGCCGCCTTCGGCATCCAATCCTTCGGCCTGCACATCAACGGCTTCGTCCGCGACGAGGCCGGCGGGCTGCAGCTGTGGGTCGGCCGCCGCGCCCGCGACCGCGAGGTGGCGCCGGGCCAGCTCGACAACCTGGTCGCCGGCGGCCAGCCGATCGGCCTGACGCTGTCCGAGAATCTGGAGAAGGAGGCGGCGGAAGAGGCCGGACTCGATGCGGAGACCGCGCGGCGCGCCGTGCCGGTCGGCGCCATCAGCTACACGATGGAGACTCCGGCCGGCCTGAAGCGCGACCGCCTGTTCGTCTACGACCTGGAGCTTCCGCCCGGACTCACCCCCGTCAACACCGACGGCGAGGTGGAGGCCTTCGAGCTGTGGCCGCTGGACCGGGTGGCCGAATCGGTGCGCGGCACCGGCGACTGGAAGTTCAACGTCAACCTCGTGGTGACCGACTTCCTGATCCGCCACGGCTGGCTGACCCCGGAGAACGACCCCGACTATCTGGAGATCGCCTGCGGCCTGCGGCGATAG
- a CDS encoding PrkA family serine protein kinase encodes MFPADELFTRYTQNYETRRETEMSLMDYLQLCRDDPMAYASASERILAAIGEPEVVDTARDPRLGRIFMNRTIKVYPAFSEFYGMEETIERIVGFFRHAAQGLEERKQILYLLGPVGGGKSSLAERLKSLVEKCPIYVLKAGKEISPIFESPLGLFNPDEIGDTLEERFGIPKRRLTGLMSPWAVKRLDEFGGDINRFKVVKLHPSKLRQIGVTKTEPGDENNQDISSLVGKVDIRKLEIYSQNDPDAYSFSGGLNRATQGMLEFVEMFKAPIKMLHPLLTATQEGNYVGSENIGAIPFQGVILAHSNEAEWQTFKNNKNNEAFIDRICVIKVPYCLRVAEEQKIYEKLVNGSDLATAPCAPATLEMLARFSVLSRLREHPNSSFYSKMRVYDGESVKETDPKAKSMQEYKDQAGVDEGMGGISTRFAFKVLASTFNYDSTEISADPVHLMYVLEQAIRREQFPEELEKKYVEFIKAELAPRYAEFIGNEIQKAYLESYSDYGQNLFDRYVDYADAWIEDQDFKDPDTGQLMNRELLNQELTKIEKPAGIANPKDFRNEVVKFALRARAANAGRNPSWTSYEKIREVIEKRMFSQVEDLLPVISFGSKKDGETEKKHTEFVSRMMTRGYTERQVRRLVEWYMRVKQAG; translated from the coding sequence ATGTTCCCGGCCGACGAACTGTTCACCCGCTACACGCAGAACTACGAGACCCGCCGCGAGACCGAGATGTCCCTGATGGACTATCTCCAGCTGTGCCGCGACGACCCCATGGCCTACGCCTCGGCCTCCGAACGCATCCTGGCCGCCATCGGCGAACCGGAAGTGGTCGATACGGCCCGCGACCCGCGGCTGGGCCGCATCTTCATGAACCGGACCATCAAGGTCTATCCCGCCTTCTCCGAGTTCTACGGCATGGAGGAGACGATCGAACGGATCGTCGGCTTCTTCCGGCACGCGGCGCAGGGGTTGGAGGAGCGCAAGCAGATCCTCTACCTGCTGGGTCCGGTCGGCGGCGGCAAGTCCTCTCTCGCCGAGCGGCTGAAGTCGCTGGTGGAGAAGTGCCCGATCTATGTCCTGAAGGCCGGCAAGGAGATCAGCCCGATCTTCGAAAGCCCGCTCGGCCTGTTCAACCCGGACGAGATCGGCGACACGCTGGAGGAACGCTTCGGCATTCCCAAGCGCCGCCTGACCGGGCTGATGAGCCCGTGGGCGGTCAAGCGCCTCGACGAGTTCGGCGGGGATATCAACCGCTTCAAGGTGGTGAAGCTTCATCCCAGCAAGCTGCGCCAGATCGGCGTGACCAAGACCGAGCCGGGCGACGAGAACAACCAGGACATCTCCTCCCTGGTCGGCAAGGTCGACATCCGCAAGCTTGAGATCTACAGCCAGAACGATCCCGACGCCTACAGCTTCTCCGGCGGCCTGAACCGGGCGACCCAGGGCATGCTGGAATTCGTCGAGATGTTCAAGGCCCCGATCAAGATGCTGCACCCCCTGCTGACCGCGACGCAGGAGGGCAACTATGTCGGGTCCGAGAACATCGGCGCCATCCCCTTCCAGGGCGTGATCCTGGCCCACTCCAACGAGGCGGAGTGGCAGACCTTCAAGAACAACAAGAACAACGAGGCCTTCATCGACCGCATCTGCGTGATCAAGGTTCCCTACTGCCTGCGGGTGGCGGAGGAGCAGAAGATCTACGAGAAGCTGGTCAACGGCTCCGATCTGGCGACCGCCCCTTGCGCGCCGGCGACGCTGGAGATGCTGGCCCGCTTCTCGGTGCTGTCGCGCCTTCGCGAGCATCCGAACAGCAGCTTCTACAGCAAGATGCGGGTCTATGACGGCGAAAGCGTCAAGGAGACCGATCCCAAGGCCAAGTCGATGCAGGAGTACAAGGACCAGGCCGGCGTCGACGAGGGCATGGGCGGCATCTCCACCCGCTTCGCCTTCAAGGTGCTGGCCTCGACCTTCAACTACGACTCCACCGAGATCTCGGCCGATCCGGTGCATCTGATGTATGTGCTGGAACAGGCGATCCGGCGCGAGCAGTTCCCGGAAGAGTTGGAGAAGAAATACGTCGAGTTCATCAAGGCCGAACTTGCCCCGCGCTATGCCGAATTCATCGGCAACGAGATCCAGAAGGCCTATCTGGAATCCTACTCCGACTATGGCCAGAACCTGTTCGACCGCTATGTCGACTATGCCGATGCCTGGATCGAGGATCAGGACTTCAAGGATCCCGACACCGGGCAGCTGATGAACCGCGAGCTGCTGAACCAGGAGCTGACCAAGATCGAGAAGCCGGCGGGCATCGCCAACCCGAAGGACTTCCGCAACGAGGTGGTCAAGTTCGCCCTGCGCGCCCGTGCCGCCAACGCCGGCCGCAATCCGTCCTGGACCTCCTACGAGAAGATCCGCGAGGTCATCGAGAAGCGGATGTTCAGCCAGGTCGAGGACCTGCTGCCGGTGATCAGCTTCGGCTCGAAGAAGGACGGCGAGACCGAGAAGAAGCACACCGAGTTCGTCTCGCGCATGATGACGCGCGGCTACACCGAGCGGCAGGTCCGCCGGCTGGTCGAGTGGTACATGCGGGTGAAGCAGGCGGGCTGA
- a CDS encoding 3-deoxy-manno-octulosonate cytidylyltransferase — protein MPTSSSPARPANPIVVIPARMASTRLPGKPLADILGAPMIVHVLRRAMEAAIGPVVVACAEPEIARAVEAAGGTAVLTRPDHPSGSDRIFEALRLIDPEGRHDAVVNVQGDLPTVEPESVRAVFAPLADPEVDIATLVVEITREEEKSDPNVVKAVLELPAGSRRGRALYFTRATAPTGDGPLYHHIGLYAYRRAALERFVALPPSVLEQRERLEQLRALADGMRIDAAVVDEVPLGVDTPADLERACALLSARKGG, from the coding sequence ATGCCGACCTCCTCCAGCCCCGCCCGTCCCGCCAACCCGATCGTGGTGATCCCGGCGCGCATGGCCTCCACCCGGCTGCCGGGCAAGCCTCTGGCAGACATCCTGGGCGCGCCGATGATCGTCCATGTGCTGCGCCGCGCGATGGAGGCGGCGATCGGCCCGGTGGTGGTCGCCTGCGCCGAGCCGGAGATCGCCCGCGCGGTCGAGGCCGCCGGCGGCACCGCGGTGCTGACGCGCCCCGACCATCCCTCGGGCTCCGACCGCATCTTCGAGGCGCTTCGGCTGATCGACCCGGAGGGGCGGCACGACGCGGTGGTCAACGTGCAGGGCGACCTGCCGACCGTCGAGCCGGAGAGCGTGCGCGCCGTCTTCGCGCCGTTGGCCGACCCGGAGGTCGACATCGCCACCCTGGTCGTGGAGATCACGCGGGAGGAGGAGAAGAGCGACCCCAACGTGGTCAAGGCGGTGCTGGAGCTGCCGGCGGGATCCCGCCGGGGCCGCGCGCTCTATTTCACCCGCGCCACCGCGCCGACCGGCGACGGGCCGCTCTATCACCACATCGGCCTCTACGCCTACCGCCGGGCGGCGCTGGAGCGATTCGTCGCCCTGCCGCCGTCGGTGCTGGAACAGCGCGAGCGGCTGGAGCAGCTGCGCGCGCTGGCCGACGGCATGCGGATCGACGCGGCGGTCGTTGACGAGGTTCCGCTGGGTGTCGATACTCCCGCCGACCTGGAGCGCGCCTGCGCCCTCCTGTCCGCCCGCAAGGGCGGCTGA
- a CDS encoding extracellular solute-binding protein — translation MRRLLAVAATLLTLAAPAAFIPAQAASVTVTALKQFGEPRFKPGFTHFPHVNPDAPKGGSVSLAGSQPGSYDSLNTLILRGVRPRTLGLISDTLMVGSGWELDAAYAHMAESVELSDDYGWAIFTLRQGARWHDGTPITSADAVFTWDAIQAHGAPFIKSFLDRTAKVEALDDRRFKITMTGTGEIKPIIDFAVTFAPQPKHWWTAQGRDISKTTLEPVLGSGPYRIRTVDPGRSITYERVADWWAKDLPTARGFYNFDTVKEDFYRDDDVMFEAFKAGAYDFRGEYRAQRWTTGYDFPAIRDGRVVKLEVPSELPLGAQGFRLNTRRDKFADPRVREALALLFDFDWIQKNILYGQYKRTLSNFPNSDFGAKGPPGPAELALLEPFKAQLPERVLTQPFTLPTTDGSGNNRAQMREATRLFREAGWEIRNGKLTNAKTGEAMTIEFLDGTGALTRVIQPYVETLRRVGINATMRIVDTAQYQARLDEFDFDAIIVNLSFFTPPGTELRGYFGSAAAGTRGSANYSGIHDPVADALIEKALSAKDLEQVQAATRALDRVLLWGFYMVPQWHNPENWIAHKAWLAHPGVWPKYDQDYRSTNFPAAWWVDAAKKAGQP, via the coding sequence ATGCGCCGCCTTCTCGCCGTTGCCGCCACGCTCCTGACCCTCGCCGCGCCGGCCGCCTTCATCCCGGCCCAGGCGGCGAGCGTGACCGTCACCGCGCTGAAGCAGTTCGGGGAGCCGCGGTTCAAACCCGGCTTCACCCATTTCCCCCATGTCAACCCCGACGCCCCCAAGGGCGGATCGGTGTCGCTGGCCGGGTCGCAGCCGGGATCCTACGACAGCCTGAACACGCTGATCCTGCGCGGGGTGCGGCCGCGGACCCTGGGGCTGATCTCCGACACGCTGATGGTCGGATCCGGCTGGGAGCTGGACGCCGCCTACGCCCACATGGCGGAAAGCGTCGAGTTGTCCGACGATTACGGCTGGGCGATCTTCACGCTGCGCCAGGGCGCCCGCTGGCATGACGGCACGCCGATCACCAGCGCCGACGCCGTCTTCACCTGGGACGCGATCCAGGCCCATGGCGCCCCCTTCATCAAGTCCTTTCTCGACCGCACCGCCAAGGTGGAGGCGCTGGACGACCGCCGGTTCAAGATCACCATGACCGGCACGGGAGAGATCAAGCCGATCATCGACTTCGCCGTCACCTTCGCGCCGCAGCCCAAGCACTGGTGGACGGCGCAGGGGCGCGACATCTCCAAGACGACGCTGGAGCCGGTGCTGGGCAGCGGCCCCTACCGGATCAGGACGGTCGATCCCGGCCGCTCCATCACCTATGAACGGGTGGCCGACTGGTGGGCGAAGGATCTTCCGACCGCCCGCGGCTTCTACAATTTCGACACGGTGAAGGAGGACTTCTACCGCGATGACGACGTGATGTTCGAGGCGTTCAAGGCCGGCGCCTATGATTTCCGCGGCGAATACCGGGCGCAGCGCTGGACCACCGGCTATGATTTCCCCGCCATCCGCGACGGCCGCGTCGTGAAGCTGGAGGTGCCGAGCGAGCTGCCGCTGGGCGCCCAGGGATTCCGCCTGAACACCCGCCGCGACAAGTTCGCCGATCCGCGCGTGCGCGAGGCGCTGGCCCTGCTGTTCGATTTCGACTGGATCCAGAAGAACATCCTGTACGGCCAGTACAAGCGGACGCTCAGCAACTTCCCCAACTCCGATTTCGGGGCGAAGGGACCGCCCGGCCCGGCGGAGCTGGCCCTGCTGGAGCCCTTCAAGGCGCAGCTGCCGGAACGGGTGCTGACCCAGCCCTTCACCCTGCCCACCACCGACGGCAGCGGCAACAACCGCGCCCAGATGCGCGAGGCGACGCGGCTGTTCAGGGAGGCCGGCTGGGAGATCCGCAACGGCAAGCTGACCAATGCGAAGACCGGCGAAGCGATGACCATCGAGTTCCTAGACGGCACCGGCGCGCTGACCCGCGTCATCCAGCCCTATGTCGAAACCCTGCGCCGGGTGGGGATCAACGCCACCATGCGCATCGTCGACACCGCCCAGTATCAGGCGCGGCTGGACGAGTTCGACTTCGACGCCATCATCGTCAATCTCAGCTTCTTCACCCCGCCTGGCACCGAGCTGCGGGGCTATTTCGGCTCCGCCGCCGCCGGCACCAGGGGATCGGCGAACTATTCCGGCATCCATGACCCGGTGGCCGATGCGCTGATCGAAAAGGCGCTGAGCGCCAAGGATCTGGAGCAGGTGCAGGCCGCCACCCGCGCGCTCGACCGCGTGCTGCTGTGGGGGTTCTACATGGTGCCGCAATGGCACAACCCGGAAAACTGGATCGCCCACAAGGCTTGGCTGGCCCATCCCGGGGTCTGGCCGAAATACGACCAGGACTATCGCAGCACCAATTTCCCGGCGGCCTGGTGGGTCGATGCGGCGAAGAAGGCGGGGCAGCCTTGA
- a CDS encoding YeaH/YhbH family protein, whose amino-acid sequence MNIIDRRLNPQGKSLANRQRFLRRAKEQVVKAVRDASGKRGIQDIENGEKVTIAAGGVREPSFHRASQGGVRDYVVPGNKEYVEGDTIQRPDGGGGGRGSEGSADGEGEDEFRFVLSRDEFLDIFLEDLELPDLVKQKVKQSESHTLTRAGYSVSGSPANLNLVRTMRNSLSRRIALKRPKRDEIRELEEMLREAEEAGEDAEQIQALREQLEQIVLRSRRIPFIDPIDVRYNRFESVPKPIAQAVMFCLMDVSGSMTEHMKDLAKRFFMLLYLFLRRRYRSVDIVFIRHTHEAKEVDEETFFYSTETGGTVVSTALEEMQKVVQERYPDSEWNIYAAQASDGDNMSSDNAKSATLLRDVILPMCQYFAYIEVAAEHNMGLSALGRETELWRTYKQVQSPERPLAMRRVRSRREIFPVFRELFAREKAGA is encoded by the coding sequence ATGAACATCATCGACCGTCGCCTGAACCCGCAGGGCAAGAGCCTGGCCAACCGCCAGCGCTTCCTGCGCCGCGCCAAGGAGCAGGTGGTCAAGGCGGTCCGCGACGCCTCCGGCAAGCGGGGCATCCAGGATATCGAGAACGGCGAGAAGGTGACGATCGCCGCCGGCGGCGTGCGGGAGCCTTCCTTCCACCGCGCCAGCCAGGGCGGGGTGCGCGACTATGTCGTGCCCGGCAACAAGGAGTATGTGGAGGGCGACACCATCCAGCGCCCGGACGGCGGCGGCGGTGGCCGCGGCAGCGAGGGCAGCGCCGACGGCGAGGGCGAGGACGAGTTCCGCTTCGTCCTGTCGCGCGACGAGTTCCTGGACATCTTCCTGGAGGATCTGGAGCTTCCCGATCTGGTGAAGCAGAAGGTCAAGCAGTCGGAATCTCACACGCTGACGCGGGCCGGCTATTCGGTGTCGGGCTCGCCCGCCAACCTGAACCTCGTCCGCACCATGCGGAACAGCCTGTCGCGCCGCATCGCGCTGAAGCGCCCAAAGCGCGACGAGATCCGCGAGCTTGAGGAGATGCTGCGCGAGGCGGAGGAGGCCGGCGAGGATGCCGAGCAGATCCAGGCCCTGCGCGAGCAGCTGGAACAGATCGTCCTGCGCTCCCGCCGCATTCCCTTCATCGATCCGATCGACGTCCGCTACAACCGGTTCGAATCGGTGCCGAAGCCGATCGCCCAGGCGGTGATGTTCTGCCTGATGGACGTGTCCGGCTCGATGACCGAGCACATGAAGGATCTGGCCAAGCGCTTCTTCATGCTGCTGTACCTGTTCCTGCGGCGGCGCTACCGCTCGGTCGACATCGTCTTCATCCGCCACACCCACGAGGCCAAGGAGGTGGACGAGGAGACCTTCTTCTACTCCACCGAGACCGGCGGCACCGTGGTGTCGACGGCGCTGGAGGAGATGCAGAAGGTGGTGCAGGAGCGCTACCCGGACAGCGAATGGAACATCTACGCCGCCCAGGCGTCGGACGGCGACAACATGTCGTCGGACAACGCCAAGTCGGCGACCCTGCTGCGCGACGTCATCCTGCCGATGTGCCAGTACTTCGCCTATATCGAGGTGGCGGCGGAACACAACATGGGCCTGTCGGCCCTGGGCCGCGAGACCGAGCTGTGGCGCACCTACAAGCAGGTGCAGAGCCCGGAACGCCCGCTGGCGATGCGCCGCGTCCGCTCCCGCCGGGAGATCTTCCCGGTCTTCCGCGAGCTGTTCGCCCGCGAGAAGGCGGGGGCCTGA
- a CDS encoding c-type cytochrome — protein MSMEWNKIFGAVLLAGLIAMLAGFASKVLVHSKPLEKSVYVIATPEGAAPAADKGAAPAGPAPIAPLLVAASPENGEKVAKACAACHSFNKGGANKVGPNLYGIVGGPKGHIQGFSYSDALLKTEGAWTYDELNKFLYDPKGYAPGTKMTYAGLKKDDDRAALIAYLRSLADSPQPLPQ, from the coding sequence ATGAGCATGGAGTGGAACAAGATTTTCGGCGCCGTGCTGCTGGCCGGGCTGATCGCGATGCTGGCCGGATTCGCGTCCAAGGTGCTGGTTCATTCGAAGCCGCTGGAAAAGAGTGTCTATGTCATCGCGACTCCCGAGGGGGCAGCGCCCGCCGCCGACAAGGGTGCCGCTCCCGCCGGTCCGGCGCCGATCGCCCCTCTGCTCGTCGCCGCAAGCCCGGAGAACGGCGAGAAGGTGGCCAAGGCCTGCGCCGCCTGCCACAGCTTCAACAAGGGCGGCGCGAACAAGGTCGGGCCGAACCTGTACGGCATCGTCGGCGGCCCGAAGGGCCACATACAGGGCTTCAGCTATTCCGATGCCCTGCTGAAGACCGAAGGCGCCTGGACCTATGACGAGCTGAACAAGTTCCTCTACGACCCGAAGGGCTATGCCCCCGGGACGAAGATGACCTACGCCGGCCTGAAGAAGGACGACGACCGCGCCGCCCTCATCGCCTATCTGCGCTCTCTGGCCGACAGCCCTCAGCCTCTGCCGCAGTAA
- the hisN gene encoding histidinol-phosphatase produces the protein MTEPCPAPMVALAQRLADSSGSVVRRYFRTPVAIDDKADASPVTIADREAEHVIRTIIESQRPDDGIYGEEHGTKNLDAEWVWVIDPIDGTKSFITGRPIFGTLIALLHHGRPVLGIIDQPIVGDRWIGVEGRPTTHNGQPVRVRPCPGGLSAAIFGTTSPDLFPGSDYEAYRRVAAKVKTAAYGGDCYTYGLLASGYYDLVVESGLKLYDFAALVPVVTGAGGLMTDWEGKPLDANSSGRVIAAGDPQTHQEAMKILAG, from the coding sequence ATGACCGAACCCTGCCCCGCCCCGATGGTGGCGCTCGCCCAGCGGTTGGCCGACTCCAGCGGCAGCGTGGTCCGCCGCTATTTCCGCACCCCGGTCGCCATCGACGACAAGGCCGACGCCTCTCCCGTCACCATCGCCGACCGCGAGGCGGAGCATGTCATCCGCACCATCATCGAAAGCCAGCGCCCCGACGACGGCATCTATGGCGAGGAGCACGGCACCAAGAACCTGGACGCCGAATGGGTTTGGGTGATCGACCCCATCGACGGCACCAAGTCCTTCATCACCGGCCGGCCGATCTTCGGCACGCTGATCGCCCTGCTGCACCATGGCCGCCCGGTGTTGGGCATCATCGACCAGCCCATCGTCGGCGACCGCTGGATCGGCGTCGAAGGCCGGCCGACCACCCACAACGGCCAGCCGGTGCGCGTCCGCCCCTGCCCCGGCGGGCTGTCGGCCGCCATCTTCGGCACCACCTCCCCCGACCTGTTCCCCGGCAGCGATTACGAGGCCTACCGCCGCGTCGCCGCCAAGGTGAAGACGGCCGCCTATGGCGGCGACTGTTACACCTACGGCCTGCTGGCGTCGGGCTATTACGACCTCGTCGTCGAATCGGGGCTGAAGCTGTACGACTTCGCGGCGCTGGTGCCGGTGGTGACCGGGGCCGGCGGGCTGATGACCGATTGGGAGGGCAAGCCGCTCGACGCCAACTCCAGCGGCCGGGTGATCGCCGCCGGCGACCCGCAGACCCACCAGGAGGCCATGAAGATCCTGGCCGGCTGA
- a CDS encoding response regulator yields MVTDRSAEGAAAQETETPFGALSVLVVEDESFTRMVLAKMLGSLGVQAVHQAADGESALAAVAAHAPDLVLCDVEMQPMDGFGFVRALRASSESRSRSLPVVFMSGRVDGDREAAARASGAALVLAKPVTPASLRLALSDGMRAALPA; encoded by the coding sequence GTGGTGACGGACCGATCGGCCGAGGGCGCGGCTGCGCAGGAGACGGAGACGCCCTTCGGCGCGCTGTCCGTCCTGGTGGTCGAAGACGAATCCTTCACCCGCATGGTGCTGGCGAAGATGCTCGGCTCCCTGGGCGTACAGGCGGTGCATCAGGCCGCCGACGGCGAATCGGCGCTGGCCGCCGTCGCCGCCCACGCCCCCGATCTGGTGCTGTGCGATGTGGAGATGCAGCCGATGGACGGCTTCGGCTTCGTCCGCGCGCTGCGCGCCAGTTCCGAGTCCCGCAGCCGCTCCCTGCCGGTCGTCTTCATGAGCGGCCGCGTCGACGGCGACCGCGAGGCGGCGGCCCGCGCCAGCGGCGCCGCGCTGGTCCTGGCCAAACCGGTCACGCCGGCCAGCCTGCGCCTCGCGCTGTCCGATGGGATGAGAGCGGCGTTGCCGGCCTGA
- the nudC gene encoding NAD(+) diphosphatase — MTDRPNFYAATPIDRASLRRKDEDWLTEAWLAPASRVLPVWQSRSFVAGPADAPRAVRLPAEGLNAVPIFLGLTDGAPLFAVDLSMAEEPDALPALRGQGRFEELRVVGPLMPEGEAALCAYARGMVWWNARHRFCGVCGSPAASAEGGHMRLCTNPDCATRHFPRTDPAVIMLVHDGGDRVVLGRQSRFPPGMHSVLAGFVEPGESLEDTVAREVFEEVRLNVTDIQYRSSQPWPFPSSLMLGFTARATNFDIDTSKDELESAGWFDREFLRTHTPDETFRLARPDSIAHRLIREWLAEG, encoded by the coding sequence ATGACCGACCGACCCAACTTCTACGCCGCCACGCCGATCGACCGCGCCTCCCTCCGCCGCAAGGACGAGGATTGGTTGACGGAGGCCTGGCTCGCCCCCGCCTCCCGCGTTCTGCCGGTCTGGCAGAGCAGGAGCTTCGTCGCCGGCCCGGCCGATGCGCCGCGCGCCGTGCGGCTGCCTGCCGAGGGGCTGAACGCGGTGCCGATCTTCCTCGGCCTGACGGACGGCGCTCCGCTGTTCGCCGTCGACCTGTCGATGGCGGAGGAGCCGGATGCGCTGCCGGCCCTGCGGGGGCAGGGCCGCTTCGAGGAGCTGCGCGTCGTCGGCCCGCTGATGCCGGAGGGGGAGGCGGCGCTGTGCGCCTATGCCCGCGGCATGGTGTGGTGGAACGCCCGCCACCGCTTCTGCGGGGTGTGCGGATCCCCGGCCGCGTCGGCGGAGGGCGGGCATATGCGGCTCTGCACCAACCCCGACTGCGCCACCCGCCATTTCCCGCGCACCGATCCGGCGGTGATCATGCTGGTCCATGACGGCGGCGACCGGGTCGTGCTGGGCCGCCAGAGCCGCTTCCCGCCCGGCATGCATTCGGTGCTGGCCGGCTTCGTCGAGCCGGGCGAAAGCCTGGAGGACACCGTCGCCCGCGAGGTGTTCGAGGAGGTCCGGCTGAACGTCACCGACATTCAATACCGCTCGTCGCAGCCCTGGCCCTTCCCGTCCTCGCTGATGCTGGGCTTCACCGCGCGGGCCACCAACTTCGACATCGACACCAGCAAGGACGAGCTGGAAAGCGCCGGCTGGTTCGACCGCGAGTTCCTGCGCACCCACACGCCGGACGAGACCTTCCGCCTCGCCCGTCCCGACTCGATCGCCCACCGCCTGATCCGGGAATGGCTGGCGGAGGGGTGA
- a CDS encoding prephenate dehydratase, translating to MPTSNIIAFQGFPGAYSDLACRNARPTMTTMPCATFEDAFAAVREGRASLAMIPVENSIAGRVADNHYLLPEGGLHIIGEHFQRVNHQLLAPKGATLDSIETVRSHIQALSQCQTAIRGLGLQAINHADTAGAAREIAAMNDPRHAAIASSLAAEIYGLDILKSGIEDAAHNTTRFLILAREPKLPALGSCKTITTFVFRVRSVPAALYKAMGGFATNGVNMTKLESYMVGGHFTQTQFYADVEGHPDERPLRLALEELDFFAREVKILGVYPANPFRYQESQRVGED from the coding sequence ATGCCCACGTCCAACATCATCGCCTTCCAGGGCTTCCCCGGCGCCTATTCCGACCTGGCCTGCCGCAACGCGCGGCCGACCATGACGACGATGCCCTGCGCCACCTTCGAGGACGCCTTCGCCGCGGTGCGCGAGGGGCGGGCATCGCTGGCGATGATCCCGGTGGAGAACTCCATCGCCGGCCGCGTCGCCGACAACCACTATCTGCTGCCCGAAGGCGGCCTGCACATCATCGGCGAGCATTTCCAGCGGGTAAACCACCAGCTGCTGGCACCGAAGGGGGCCACGCTGGACAGCATCGAGACGGTGCGCAGCCACATCCAGGCCCTGTCCCAGTGCCAGACCGCCATCCGCGGCCTGGGCCTGCAGGCGATCAACCACGCCGACACCGCCGGCGCGGCGCGGGAGATCGCCGCGATGAACGACCCGCGCCATGCCGCCATCGCCTCCTCGCTGGCCGCCGAAATCTACGGCCTGGACATCCTGAAGAGCGGGATCGAGGACGCCGCCCACAACACCACCCGCTTCCTGATCCTGGCGCGCGAGCCGAAGCTGCCGGCGCTGGGGTCCTGCAAGACGATCACCACCTTCGTCTTCCGCGTCCGCAGCGTGCCGGCCGCGCTGTACAAGGCGATGGGCGGCTTCGCCACCAACGGCGTCAACATGACCAAGCTGGAAAGCTACATGGTCGGCGGCCACTTCACCCAGACGCAGTTCTACGCCGACGTGGAAGGCCATCCCGACGAGCGCCCCCTGCGCCTCGCCCTGGAGGAGTTGGACTTCTTCGCCCGCGAGGTGAAGATCCTGGGCGTCTACCCGGCCAATCCCTTCCGCTACCAGGAAAGCCAGCGCGTCGGCGAGGATTGA